The genomic window CCAGCCGAACTTATAGTCCCTTACATTCACGTCCGCGCCCTTGTCTATAAGGAATTTAACTACATCTACAACCAGATTGTCAGTTCTCACAGCCAACACCAGCGGTGTCGTGCCGATCTTGTTTTTTGTGTTTATATCCGCACCCTTGTCCACAAGGAATTTAATAATATCCAGACGACCATTATGCGCAGCCCACATCAGGGGCGTCCAGCCGAACTTATAGTCCCTTACATTCACGTCCGCGCCTTTGGCTATCAGGTATTTGACCGCATCCAGATTGTTAATTCTCACAGCCTTCATCAGCGGTGTCATGCCGTCCTTGTCTATTACGTTCGCCGCCCGACGTTCCTGCTCTTCTTTGCGGGCTTGTTCTTCTTTGCGAATCTGTTCCTGACGAGCTTGTTCCTCATTACGAATCTGTTCCTGACGTTCCTGCTCTTCTTTGCGAATCTGTTCCTGACGGACTAGCGCATGTCTTTGCCGGTACTCTGCTTGCCGCCGTTCGTCCTCCCAGCGCATCTGATTGGGAACAATTATAACTATCAACGCTATTACACCCGCTGCCCCAAAAATCAGCTTCCAAACGTACCATGGCAATTTTCCCTCTGCTTTCCGACGTTCTTCCGCCTCTTTCCGTTTCCGCCGCCACTCTTCTTGTTGCCGTAGCAACTCTTCTTGCCGTTGTTGTTCCGCCTTTTTTCGCTGTTCCTCTGCTATTTCCTCATCTTTTTTGCGTTTCTGGAACTCCTTCTCTTGCCGTTGTTTCTCTGCGGCTTCTTCAGCTTCTTTGCGTTGCTGGCGCAGTTCAATCACGCGGTATCGGATATAGAATGCCTTTGCTTTATTTTCATCGCCGTCAGCGTCACTGAATGCTTTTGTGAATAATGCTTGGTCATAAGTTTTTGACGCAATTTCAGAACCAGCCCTTGTGTAAAGCTCCCTGTTTTGATCATCTATTGGCGATTCACCCGGGAAATAGTCAGCGACAGCCCCGTAACTTGATTGGACCCCCCGCTTTACTGCACGTCCGATACGCCGTGGTTGGCCACTGGTAAAAAAGACAATTATTAATCCTATAAAAGCGACAAGCGGTGTTAGAAAAAGGGCAATGAGGAACCAAACCCACCAGCGTCGTTTCATTGCCGCGGCCCAGAAAGCGGCAATAGAACAAATTACGAGGAAAATCACGATCGGCACTACTATGTCCATCTATTACGCTCCTTCAGCCGTTGTTTTGGCGTTCATATATGCTCTAAATTCGTCGAATATTTCTTTAATTTTCGTCTGATTCTGAACATCGGACACACGTGGCGGCCGTTTTACGTACCACTGGAAAAACTCAAGCCATTCCTCATCCGTGATGCGGCCCCGCATTTTGTCGATGAAGTTGGAAGAAGGGTTACGAATTTGGATATTGTGAGCGGCCTCAAGAATCGCTTTAGAGTCAGGAAGGAGTGCCCCGCCTCCTCTGACGAAATCCATAAGGAATGTCTTTTGATCTTGGAGAGGAATACCAAGGTATTGCTCGACAACTGCGTTGATTTTGGACTCGCGGTCACTTGGCGTCCAGTTGAGACCGCCGATGGGAGTGGACACCCCTGTTATTCGGCTCCACAATGATGTTAGCTTCTTCCACATCTTTGTTTTTATCCGTCCAACGTCATGTTTAAGACACTTTTTTATTTCGCCAATCGGTTTTTAGCATACGAAGCAACACTCCTTGCAAACGCATTTTTATCCAGATGTTTTTGCCAGAGCCTGCCCGAGCGCTGGCCAGGGCTGGTGCCGCCGGACAGATTTCATCCGCTTGCCACGACAGAGGAGTAACTTGCCGCCGCAAGATGTTTGTTTTGCGGCTTTCTTTTCAATGCCAGCCATTTCGTTATGACTCCGTCAAGCTTTGTTCAAATAAATCCAATTCCTTTTCAAGGCGGGCGAAAACATTGCCGGAATTTTTTACTAAGTGGGACATGTTTGCCCACGCAAGCTGAAACGGGTAGGCATGGCGGAAAAAATGGCGAAAAGCAAGATATTCTTTCAGCGATTCTAAAAGGTCTGGTGATATGACCGCCGGTCGCCGCAGTCCGGGTTTAGCCATTTGTTCCAACAATGTCTGATGCCAGCTTGCTCCTTCCGGCATATTTTCGCGCAATTCAAGCGCCATCCGCTTGAAAATGTTTTCAATGCCATTATAAAATCCATGCAAAAACGCCGCCAAGGCGGAACATTCAATCCGGTCCGGTAATGATAGTTCAGCCTTGTCTAATAATGGACGATGGTCTTCAAGTAATTGTCGAAGCATGCATCGTTCCAATTGGATTTGCTTCAGTAATTTATCCGACACGCCTTAATTCCTTTTCTTCCTTGAGATAATGAACAAACGGCGACTCGTCATCCAGGTCAACCAAGTCCACGGGACGACCAAGAATATCGGTCGCCCGACTCATAGCTTTGAAAAACAATTCCGGGCTTAGTCCCGTCACCGCTAAATCAATATCGCTTTCGTCTCGTATCCGGCCATTGGCCGCGGATCCGAACACATAGATTTCGTGTGCTCCGAGTTGCTTCAGGGCATCAGCCGCAATTTCAAGGACATTTTCAATCTGTGTTGTCATGGATAATCCTTCTTGATAGATACATTATTGTTTTTTCAAAGGAGAGTTTACCAATGGTTTAACCTTATCTCAAGGCCTAAATTCAACAATTTGCCAGATCGAACTTTAATCTATCTTCGTCAAATCTACAACATTACAAGCTGACGATATTTTTACAATATGCCTTGCCCGCCGCTTTCTATGCCTCGTCGGAACCCATGTAGCAGTCAAGCGAAGTCCGAACATGGCATACGACAGAAGTTCTTCGGTGCTAAGGTTGTTTCTTCCCTGGCACTGTGCCGCTGTCCTGATTACTCCGAGCGCCTGCTTGAACATTTGCGTTACGTTAACCGCCTCCAAACTCAACGGCTCAAGCGAGCAACCAGCCGGACTACCGGCCCATGATTCAAATGCAGTCTGCACGTCTTTCCACAAAGGCAACACTTCAGCCCTTGATTGATTCTTGTTCTTCCGGTCAACAGATTCCGTGGTAAGCCGGAACCATTCATGGACAAGATAATTCACAAAATCGGCTCTTTTATTGAAATAGTCATCTACGCTGTCAATGCCACGATCCTTGAGAGCTTCCCGCCTGATTTCAAATTCAACCCGCGCCGCTTGATCCGGTATTGTGTCGCCCCAACGCCGCTTTATCATTACATACACTTTCCGGGGATTATCGCATTTTAGAGTCTCGGCTAGTTTGTCATAAATGCGCAACAGCAGGGGACTCTCGCCAAATTTCAACGTCAATCCGTTGCTTTGCGTCCATCCAAGCGACTTTGCCCTGCAAATATATTTTCCTCCGTCGAACGCCGACTTAAAATCATTCATGCCGACCCCGGGCATGTCCAACGTTATGTCAACCCGGGAAAGCTTCTCTTTCCGGATTGTGCCGCCTATACCGGCGA from Kiritimatiellia bacterium includes these protein-coding regions:
- a CDS encoding ankyrin repeat domain-containing protein; amino-acid sequence: MDIVVPIVIFLVICSIAAFWAAAMKRRWWVWFLIALFLTPLVAFIGLIIVFFTSGQPRRIGRAVKRGVQSSYGAVADYFPGESPIDDQNRELYTRAGSEIASKTYDQALFTKAFSDADGDENKAKAFYIRYRVIELRQQRKEAEEAAEKQRQEKEFQKRKKDEEIAEEQRKKAEQQRQEELLRQQEEWRRKRKEAEERRKAEGKLPWYVWKLIFGAAGVIALIVIIVPNQMRWEDERRQAEYRQRHALVRQEQIRKEEQERQEQIRNEEQARQEQIRKEEQARKEEQERRAANVIDKDGMTPLMKAVRINNLDAVKYLIAKGADVNVRDYKFGWTPLMWAAHNGRLDIIKFLVDKGADINTKNKIGTTPLVLAVRTDNLVVDVVKFLIDKGADVNVRDYKFGWTPLILAVGRGRLDIAQLLVENGADTNTMDGDGMTPLMKAAKNDDLDAVKYLIAKGADINAKSNFGTTALHLCTYHGHRHLADFLRQHGAKE
- a CDS encoding antitoxin, whose product is MSDKLLKQIQLERCMLRQLLEDHRPLLDKAELSLPDRIECSALAAFLHGFYNGIENIFKRMALELRENMPEGASWHQTLLEQMAKPGLRRPAVISPDLLESLKEYLAFRHFFRHAYPFQLAWANMSHLVKNSGNVFARLEKELDLFEQSLTES
- a CDS encoding nucleotidyltransferase domain-containing protein, which encodes MTTQIENVLEIAADALKQLGAHEIYVFGSAANGRIRDESDIDLAVTGLSPELFFKAMSRATDILGRPVDLVDLDDESPFVHYLKEEKELRRVG